GAAAGCAGCCTTAGAAGCACAGTGATGTATTAAGTTTCAGGTAGCCATTTAGAGACTGGACCCCTTCACCTTAAGGCCAAGCTGCTGCCAAGGCTTGCCGATTCTTCCTCtgctgctttttgaaaatctggactgtATTTTGAACTGATCTCTAGAACCCAGAGACACTGCTCATCTCCCACCTCTACTACTGTAACAACCTCCTCAAGGCCCATACTACTCTCCTCCCATTCTACAGGAAACAGGATTTAAAAGTATGAGCAGGAACTGCCCCTTATTGCTTTTTGCAGAACTTTACCTGAACTGCAATCTGGAACTGGTTAAGAGAGCGAATGTATTCCATCAAGACTGCTATAGTGAACTTGTGAGGTGCTTCCTATGCAGCAAGAGGAAAAATTATGGTAGTTAAAATTCTGAAGTGGCGACTTGCATACGAGTTAATGGCTTAGATTAGCAACAGATTCTCCTGTCAGGTACTGGCAGAAGTTACTGTTATCTAACCCAACACTCACTCCACATAATTATGATATTCAACTAGACTGTTACCAAAGACAGCTTGTGTCCTTCAGAAGAATTGTAGTGAGTATCACCAGTCTTTCCGTAGTCCCATGTACCCAACCTTCCTCTTAGGAAAATTTTCCTGTCTAGCACTATCAGTTCTTTGCACTTGATTCATTCACATGTACAAGTTAAGTTTCTTTACTAACCTTCTTTTCAGTAAACACTGACAGAACATGTGTGTACATGTCAGACTGGTCAATAACTGCTTGAGTACGGACTGGTCGTTTCAGAAGGGGATTGCCTCGGCTCTGGCCTGTTTCTACCACCTACAACAAGGCAGAGGGAAGATGAATAGTCTTATTAACAAAGCTATTTTGTACTGAGTAGGCTTTATGTACACAGGGCTAAGTAATCAGTATGCGTTACCTTTAGAGCAAAATCAGTGGTCTGATCTAAGGCTAACATGCTGTTTAACTTTGACAAACATTCTTGATTCAACTCTTATTGTACTATGAAAAATCTTCAGCTTTATTCAGTAAGTCAAGTTTTCGTAGGGCTTAGTTCTGTACAAGCTAGCTCATAATATATATTAAATACAATGTAGAATGGTGCTTTATTGCAGTGTAGGTTATTCCCATTGGTATCTGGTTACTCAATAGTTCCACCAGAAATACTCAAGTTGGGTGCAACCTAAAAAACTGATATGGTTGAAATATTTAGAACATAAGTCAGAAAATTCAAATTCATGGTTCTGCAACAGTATATATAAAAGTAGAAGAGCTATTATGCTGTAAAGTTGAAGTTCTGTACACATGCAAAGGGGAAGGTGCACTTGCTATGGCTAACTGACTTCAGTTTTCATCTCTGTGATGAAAACCATAAGGGTTAGTATTTTTTGAAATGCGTTGTCTAAATAGCCACTGATGCAGATTACTTACCATTGTATAACTCTGCTCTGCTTCCAAGTACTTTTTATACTCATGATTGAGTTTATCAAAAACAGTGGCAATCACAGCCAACGTTCCCCTGTCTGGTTCACTTAACACTGAAAGACAATAGCCATAAAAAACAAGATACTGATAAAACAGTCTGTCCCTCTTGCTAGTGGAGTATATACTCCAGTAATGTTTTTACCACAGACTCTTTAAAGGTAACTGTTACAGTCAGGAAATGCTCTTAAGCACAGCAGAGTAGGTCAACTGACCCATGAACATCCTAAATTCCAATTTCCCTttgcactaagggtatgtctacactatgggtggTACCGCTGCAGCAATGCTGCTGAGGCACCCGTAACATAGACACTTCCCACATCAACAAGACGTTTTTCTGTATATGTAGGTAATCCACCGCTCAGGTGTGTCAACATGGCTAGttataaattttaagtgtagactataGTAAGCACTATGATTAATTGGAATGCAAATGCCTTTTGCCAGGATATGAAGATTCATTTGGTGAAATCAAGAATTGGGTTCAAAGAAGGAACCAGACTCATCTTATATTTTCAAGCATGTGCACACAATAGCCATCAGAAAAtgattttgagagagagattcAAAAGCAACATGGCTTAGATATTGTTGGCAGCATAGGCAACATCACTGATGAGAAACTATGTTGAGAATGTGGTTCAGTCACTGGTACACAAAATGCTTCCCTAATTTAGTCCCTGGTAGTTCACAAAATAAGATACTGAGCTCAAGGCAATGGAGAACTAGCCTTGAATGAGGACAGTACAGGAAGACACCTCTGCAATGCTTCCACGAAAGAGATGGAGAGACACAACCAGTAAGAGCAAGACTTACTCTGAGAACACACAGATAGGATAACCATTTTGCATTCCTTTCTCTGGAGAAGAAAATCCATTAGCTTTCCTTTATCTGGCAAGAGGTTAACCACAGGCTCAAGTTTCACCTCGAGATTCCAGAGATAACCTAGGTTTAAGAGAGCCAACCATCAAgccttattaaaaatattaactaaaaACTAATCACACAACTAGTGAGGACCACTTCAGTTTTGACTTAACACGTGAAAACTCGTACATGACAGTCTTCCATAGCCATACAAGTTATTTTACacttaagccttgtctacactacaaagttttgtcagcaaCAGTTATGCCGCTTTAATTAAAGCACTTCAATTAAAAtagctgttgcatgtccacactagttCCTTGTGTCAACAGAGTGCGttcacactagcagctcttgcattgacacagagagcagtgcactctggtagctatcccactgtgcaactggtcacaaggtgctttgggaagggcttGCAATGCTTCAAGGGGGaaggtacagcatcacatgatgtaGGTTTCTCAATCCTACCATTCCATGGGAATACTAGTAGATTGTCAGCCGCTTTTCAattgaaaagggggggggggggtgagaaggagAGTGGTGTGTCTGGGGTGCTGGAGACAGCAGGCTGACTGACCTATCctgagggagggggacaccccctcacccacatcagcccccagctctgctcagcacagcagtctctcccAAAGCAGCCCACTctgcctatggttctgtgattccctccaaGTTCTCCCACAACATCCTCAGGAGCAGCATCCTGAGCAGCCCTGTGAGCTCTCTCTGCTGAGGTATGTCAAAGCAGCAgtcctgtccccttcccctcctccccgctctctgcagcagcagtctgcctgcagctgtgttcctagtgcagggcagaacaTTCCTCCTTAACAGTTAGTTCCCAGAGCAGCATGCTCAGCTGTTAGATActtcccagagctttgaaaggaGAGGGGTGCATGCCTGTAGGgagatcaaaacagtgagcagagccatCACAGCAGACATTGTGGGATACTAGTGGAAGCCAGTTATgtcaacaaaacaaacagcagagtCTACACTGACTGTCACTTTAACTATGCAGCAAAAAGCTATGCTTCTCCTTGAGGTGCTATGGTTTTGCTGCCAAAAATAGCTTTGTTGTGTGAACACCTcctgttttgtcagcaaaaagcagcttttgccaacaaaactatgtagtgtagacaaggccttagtttctCCCATTCTGCCTCTTTTGTTAAGACATATCCAAAATAGTTTCATTACTTAAGTGACAAACATGTAATCACCTTCAGTTATGCTTCATTAACCCTGATGTCCATTAGTGAGATTCACATTGATGTAAATGGAAGTTAGACTATTACGCTAATGGGACTGGAATTAGAAGGATAGGATAGAGGTGCTGTACTTCAATCTAAAAATTAATGGGAAACTTATCACATCCAATTTACCTTCACTTGCGCTGATTATAATATCAGGCTGAAAGACAATCCAGGAGGAGGAATCTAAACGTTAAAGAAAATTCTTAAGAAATAAAACACCAGCCCTACTTTTGATACTAGCATATCTGTTTATAAAACCACTCATATTAGCATTGGCTTAAATAAATAAGCCCCCAGAAGTTGCTGATTAGGACCGAATTCAAGCAGCCTCATTCAGATCTCCAACATTGTCCCCTTTGTTGTTTATCATCCCTTATGAACCAGTCACAAGATGATTTCCTCATTTCCTTATGACGTTTCAGCTGAATATATTAAAGGAATTTCATTCCTAGACTTCTTAACATTAAAGTATATTTTGATTCTGTATTGCAGCTATAGCACACTTTTGCTTTCAAAAGCTTTATACCACCATTTAATTCTCAGAGAAGCCTTATCTGAAATGAGAGACTACGAACCCCACAATGCTATCTTAGTCAAGTTATAGTGGGACTACATTCAAATATTTTGTTGTAATATTCCAGTACTCCATTCTTTCACCAAAAATCCTACTAACAGGCTTGTCTAACAGGCAAggaagaacaaatatttgattccCCCTTTTCACTTTATTTCTAATAGCAGAAATCCTAAATTTGCAGGTGCATAGAGAAACAATTGCATCTGGACAAAGTTCCAGAATAAAATTGAACCAAAGGATACAGAGTTTACATGGAACAGGAGACTGATTAGTCACGGAGGCTGGACCTGCACATGGGGGGAAAAGTTAACAtctgaaacaaagaaaaacaagtcCCAGGACAGACGGATTTCTCCAGCTGCCATGAGTAGGTAAGATTTATTAGCTGATTAGCGTGCACATTCTTGTTTATGCAAGAAATTAACTATCATCTGTTTTCCCTTTCAAGATGTAGTAGCTCGGTTTTTAGTAAAATGTGTCACGAATCACACTTGGTTTTGTCACCTTGTGTTGTGTTGAAATCATAACTTGCCACTTTATGGTTAAAAGACTTTTTGCAACACTAACACCTAAGCAGCTTGTTGCTTTGATGTAGCTGTATGAACAAGAAGCTACGTATCACTGTTAACTGACTGCAGAACTTGTTGCCTCTTGAGAGACTCTGTGTTCCTTCTGCCTCCTCACTTATTTCTCAAATTTAAAGCTATTCATTAGTTTGGGTGTTATGATTTCAACACAACACACAAGTATTCCACAactcagttaaaaagaaaaaacatgccATAACCCATcctaatacaataaaaataatgctgcTCAGTTTGCTCGATATTGCATGCAAGCACATTGTTGTATTTCTTAGTTCCTCAAAAAACTGGAAAGCGGTTTTTGCATACTGAAATTAAGCATCCTGTTTGTTACATAATATTAATTTGTGAAGTAGTTACATATATACCCACGACACACATACACCAGTTGCCAAGTCACATCTTCCAGAATCACTATTTCCATTGTGACTTCAGAGAAAAGAACAGGTCAGAATTAAATTCTTTAAAGTGGAAGATCCCATCTCAGGCAAAATATATACAAGATCCTCTAGTCCAGTCTAACATAGCCACTGTGTGCTACACTGCTTGTAGAATCGTAACTGTGGGGCTACTGTATCTGACCCGGGGGTGAGCATCCCAGTGCAGGagagatcctcaggtggtgcaGAGTTTGTGTAAGTAGATGTTTCTATTCCACCCATGGCTAGTGTAAGGGGCCTGGATACTGTTATGCTGTGCTGATCCTCTGCCATGGTTTCAGCACCTTGGGGCTGTTAGCAACTACAGTATATTACAGAAACCCTCAGGTTGCTCTAATGTATGCCATGGGACCGACCCTGTTACACACAGCAGCTCCAGAACTGGGGGAGCGCAAAGGTGTGCTTTACACCACCATAGCTGTATAGTAAGAGACACACTGTTAAAGTAACAAGTCAGCACTTTAATTGTACACAAGTGAACAGTTCACTGACACTGAACACAGCTCCCACACACCACTTAAATTTTACCTCAAGGTATGATGGTAGGTGAATAAGTATCTGTCTTAAGGAGTAATTGTTACTTTTGTGCATTTTATCACAGTTTAAGCAcaagaggagaaggagggtgaTCCAGTGAATAGGACATTCAGCTAGGGCTCAGAAgactgggttcaagtccttgcaTTTCCATAGATGTTTGAGTGACTCTGGACAAATCACTTACCCTCTGTGCCTtgtaccccaccccaccccctaagatggggaataatagcacttccctacctcacaggtgttgtgaggaaaaatacattgAAGACTGTGAGGCACTTAGATACTATGCTAATGGAGCTTGTATATGTACCTAGGATTGAAAAACATGTTCACTGTGTTTAATTGCCATGTAATCCTTTTACCTGCCACAGGGATCTGATAGGGCTGTATTGATCGAGCTGGAAGAACAAGCTGATGAAGGGTAACGGTCCCATCAAATTCTCCCTTTAGTTTGATATCAAATATTACAGATGTCTAAAATTGAAAAGAAAGTGCCCCTCATTTTTCATGCCCATGAGAAGACATTCAGCAATTATAAGAGCACATCTCAAGTCATTCATGTTCAAATGGTTTTGCATTTATTTCATCCTCTGCTCTTGTAATAATTAAATCATGTTACTTACTTCACTTGGTTTATAGGTTTTCCAAAAATTACCAGAAGTATATTTTCCTCAAATTACAGACTCAATTAAAAACCCTGCTCTGCAACATCTACTAACGGGGCATATTATCCAAACTCTTTTTAAGCTGCCTGGAAGGAGTTCATTTAGGAGACAAAAGCTTTTTGTGTAAGTAAAGATCTAGCCACCATCTACGCAGTCCTTCATCACAGACAGATTAACTATTGAGGCTCCAAtcttgcaagagctctgttttCAACGGTACTACTATGTGCATAAGATTACACATCTGCCTAGGAGTTTTTGCAAGACTGGGGCCCTATATTATTAAAAGTTAGCCTGAATGCAACATTAAGGTTGGGAAGTCAGACACTCAAGTGCCAGGAAGTTCCCAATGTTAAGAATTTAATGCTCAACCTTAACTCAGGCCCCTTTTGCAGATgccttagaacagtggttttcaaactttttttctggggacccagctgaagaaaattgttgatgctcacaacccaacggagctggggatgaggggtttagggtctgggagggggctctgggatgcggcagggggttggagtgcgggaggggtcagggctctgggctgagggtgcaggctctgaggtgggggtggggatgaggggtttggggtgcaggaagggattctGGGtcggggggggctcagggctggggcaggggattggggcgtgggCTTATCTCCAGCGGCTCCCAGTCAGGGgcacagccagggtgcagaggcaggcttcctgcctgtctttGCCCCGTGGActgtgctgcaccccggaagcagccagcagcaagtctggctcctaggcagaggcatgcaaGCAGCTCCACGCAGCTCTTACCCGCAAgcaccggccaatgggagtgcggagccagtgctcgggcagcgcacggagcctcgtggcccccctgcctaggagccggactcgctgctggctgcttccggggcacagcacagtgtcggaacaggtaggcacccgcctgccttagctgggcagcacctccGACAGGACTAAACATCCtcgttggcggtgctgaccagagccgctagggtccctgggtgctgagcaaggcgaCCCATGACTGGGTCATGAcctgaactttgaaaaacactgccttAAAAGACTAATTCTCTCTACTTCAGTCAAATACgataaagtaattaaaaaaacctaCATTAGTATCAATGTCTTTTGGTTTATTTTAGGATTACAGCTAATGCTCAAAAAATTCAGGGAGTAGTTAAGGCTCCAATGGGAACATTAGTTCAGCATATTGCACATCCTGTATATTTTATAGCATATATTTATGCTAAACAGTAATGAAGTGTGTTTCAATGAGACATTTACAACTTCTCATGCAAATTGCTCCAGCAACTGTCAGAGCAGCAGTCTTGTCAAGCTTCCAGATCTTGTCAGTGAGAATGTACAGTGATGATGAAAGCAGGGACAGGATTTTATTAGGCTCTGAGGCAAGTATATCACTTTGCCTCTCATCACATGTAATCTCCAATTGTTTTTCCTCCCAAAACCAAGCAGGGTGTCTAATGAGAACTGTGGGAGAGATTTTCAAGGCACAAAAGGGCAGCTTGGCACCAACTCCTATTCAATGGGACTTGGCCATCTCATTGTCCTTTGATGATCTTCTCCTGTACATCCATGGTGAGTTTCAAACTTCAGCATTTTTGCTACAGCTTTATTGAAAAGGTGTATTTTATtagaacacaacacacacaatagGGAAGTAGTTTTGCCATTCTCCTAAAACTCAAAAACATACAGAAAGATTTTGCTCAATCCTTTCTCAAAAATAAGCTTAACTTTTGAAGCAAGAGATAGGAAGACAGTCTCCAAAAAGGTGAATGTTTTGGAGAATCAAGACCATGAAAATTACAGGGTTCTAGAATGGTAACTGTTTTGCAATCTGAATAGTAGTAGGCACTACTCTACATCCACTACACtacaaaataaaatttgttaTACTGGCTTAGTTGCATCCTATAAACACATGCCCCTGGCCCAAAACAGAGAGATGGAAAAGTTCTTTTGTACACatgactttaaaacaaacaaacaaacaaacaaaaactttaaaaatcatgtGAACTATTATTTTCTCCCCATATGTGGGTTTTTAAGATTTGTTTGAGACTTAAAAATCAAGATCAGTTTCTAGCTGCAACCATTTGAGTTACTAGAATGCAAAGTTTCTAATCATAAGAGGAACATGGGGCTTTCAATGGCTGAACCAGCTTTGCTCCAGCTGTAAACATATAAACCTTTAGGCTGAGAGAAGCAGACAGGTTTATGCCCcccaactttttctttttttggggaaggatgggggggaggggggaaagagagagagagagagagaaagaagaaactGAAAAGAAGATGGATCTGAATTATGATTTTCATTCCAATGCATTGCAATTAGGAATGGGATTTTCCCCCCTGTAAATTACGAATTTTTTCCCCTGTAAATTACAAATTtcggccctgatcctgaaaacacttacacacatccTTAGCTTTACTTGGAAAGACTAAGTACATGCAAAAGTATTTGAAGGAACAGGCCCATTGCCTTCAGAAAATCTAGCACAAACTTTAAAGACAAGACATAAATAATCTGTAGGCAGATCATACCTCAGTGTCCTGATGATGAACTACCACCAAGTTATCTACAACATTCAATGCAAACTTTCCTGTCCTGTTCAACTTTAATATATGCATCTTCTTACAGGAGCTTTCCCTATGAAAACATTAACATCAGAGATAAAAGGCATTGATCAGCAAGGTCATTtatatctaaaaataaaaaccaaaacacaatttACCTTGGTAAATGATAAAGGACTACTTCTGCTCCGGTACTATTGGAAGTCCTTGAATGATGCCTCAGATAGAGAACATAAAGCTGCCCATATCTAACAAAACAACATGATTAAAATGTTATTCTTCAAATAAATGAATATACTAGCAGAAAAATTGCACCTAGGAGACCCTTTCTACAATGAAGACAGCAAGTTATCCTATTACTGCAGTGTCTGACCAGTCTGTCATGGTCACATTGCTTCTCCCTCAAAAAACAACTCACATGAAGTCATACATAAGTCAAGTAGCTTACAGAATCTAAATTAAGTGACATATCTATCATTCAGGCCAGCTCGGTTCATACAAGATTGGTCTCTCTTGTACATTTACCAGCCTACTGTAATGTTTAATTTTATCTCTCTCAAATGATAGAGACTCATCCACTTCCTAATCAGTTCTATATTTTTATAAGAGTTCTTTAGGCTCCTTTACTTTCAGTCCAGTACCAAGCATTTTAACAATACTCTATAATAAGATAAAAAGCCAAATCAATGAGTGAAGTCATTTTACCATGACTGGACTGTACCCTCCTCTCTCTGGATCTCCACTACAAAAGTTGTCAATACCCTTTAAATGAAGGAAAAGACTGATTATTCAGTGATACGTACATTGTAGCCATAGCAATATCTCTTTCAGAAAGGCTGAGTTTGGAGGACTTGGGTACTGCAGGCAATTCAATTTCAAACTTTGATAATTTTGACATTGTTcctccctgtttaaaaaaaaaaagtttcagtctgTCAGGTCTAATCTAGAAAAagtttcttctttcctttctatGAAGGCCTGTGATAATATGAATGGCACTCACTAGTTGTGAGAAGTGGTGATACTGTTCCAAAAAGAAGAGAAGATTTTAGAGCAATCAACTCATTTATTTACTACTATTTGTAATGTGGCCCCATCCCTGTTTTGGTAGGCACTATATGAACAGCAGAGTTATTACTTTAACATTCTACTGCACCAGTTTCAGTGAATGAGGTCTTACGCTTCCGTTTCAGTTTAATTAAACTAATATAAGAATCTATAGTCAAACCCATTTATAGTTGAATCTGGAATTCTAGACCagaatggcctgattttcagaggagctgaccACCCACATCTCTCTAATGAGAACAGTAGGCACTCAGCCTCTTTGGGATGGGGGTAGAAGCCTTACATAGATCATGGaagcttttctttttacaactgaCCTCTCCTGAaagttttatttcaaattttgtaTCTTCAAAGGTC
Above is a window of Caretta caretta isolate rCarCar2 chromosome 2, rCarCar1.hap1, whole genome shotgun sequence DNA encoding:
- the RMC1 gene encoding regulator of MON1-CCZ1 complex isoform X2 — its product is MEDKGEVKCIKFSLGNKILAVQRTSKSVDFLNFIPDSPQLEYTQECKTKNANILGFCWTSSTEIVFITDQGIEFYQVLPEKRTLKLVKNQNINVNWYMYCPESSVILLSTTVLGNVLQPFYFKGGTMSKLSKFEIELPAVPKSSKLSLSERDIAMATIYGQLYVLYLRHHSRTSNSTGAEVVLYHLPRESSCKKMHILKLNRTGKFALNVVDNLVVVHHQDTETSVIFDIKLKGEFDGTVTLHQLVLPARSIQPYQIPVAGPASVTNQSPVPCKLYSSSWIVFQPDIIISASEGYLWNLEVKLEPVVNLLPDKGKLMDFLLQRKECKMVILSVCSQMLSEPDRGTLAVIATVFDKLNHEYKKYLEAEQSYTMVVETGQSRGNPLLKRPVRTQAVIDQSDMYTHVLSVFTEKKEAPHKFTIAVLMEYIRSLNQFQIAVQHYLYELVIKTLVQHNLFYMLHQFLQYHVLSDSKPLACLLLSLESIYPPAHQLSLDMLKRLSTANDEIVEVLLSKHQVLAALRFIRGVGGHDSVSARKFLDAAKQADDNMLFYTIFRFFEQRNQRLRGNPNFTPGEHCEEHVTFFKQIFGEHALMKPTTF